DNA from Cyprinus carpio isolate SPL01 chromosome B3, ASM1834038v1, whole genome shotgun sequence:
GAAGGGTTTCTGAGTTGACATCAGACCATAATTGtggttattcatttttatttttcaaaaagagaAAGTAAAGTTTGCTGGagctcaatttttttcatatttttaaagtgGTGTTTGCTGGAGCTCAAACAGAGGAAATGGATTCNNATGACAATCATAAATTCAGACCCATCGATGAAGTGGTTTCATCATATAAGGTGAGAGAAGTGGCTTTTTAGCCAGCTTCATGTTATTATAAAAGTTCTGTTTAAGTGTTGATTTGATCCAGAGCTGCTTGTGTTGGAGTTCAGCTGAACTCCATTATCAATAAAAAGTTTCATGGATTTGAGGAATTATTAACTATCTGGGGCAAATACTTTTTTCCACACAGACCAGCGGATTAATTGGTATTGGatgaacttttttcttttttttgcttcagTAAATAATAACTTTGCCATTTACAAACTGTGCTTTGTGTTCACTCAGGTTGCCTTTGTTTTATCGCaggttttaatttctgaattaatttttGTATGAGATGTTCACAAAAGTAGAAGAAATCTGCATTATATCACTGCATTATATGATCAAATCACTGTATCgtcttttgttttttcactgtaatctggtgttttatgtgtttttattttgtttacccATTACTAGGAGGAGCTCAATACAGCACTAGAAATCATTACAGAAGAAActtcaacaaaatgaaaaaaattaaagaaagtttGAGAAAACAGTTCGAAACATCGAGGTGAGGAAACAGAATCCAGAGTGTTAGGGTCGAGCTTGTTCAAAGACTGCAACATAAAGAGGGAGACCGACAACAAAATAgggtttaaataatttataatttattgggaaaataaattaagcaataaaaaataaacaatgttctgTCTagggaataataataaaaaaagttaagtaaaaatatatgtcTAAATGCAATGAAAGTTAAATGTTGAAAAGGAAAAGTAAAGTTGTGGGTGAGATGAGAGAATGTGAAAAGCTTGTTACTTTAGTTTAACAGCCCAGTTCTTTattaaaagggaaaaagaaaagataCACGAAATCACCCATGCCCCAGGGGTGTGTCCAGTTACCTATAATCCCCCTCAGGTACCCAATCCCTGCCCATGCACTGACAAAGAAAGGCCTAAAGAGAGCACAGGGGGTCGTAACACCTCCCCCTTACTAGGAAGAGGCTTTGGGAATCTACTGAACAGCTCAATCTTCCCTTCTTCAGACCTAACCTGCCCACCACCTTACCAAGTATAAGGGTACCCCTGGCTTTCCCCAAACTCATTTGCGCCCGTTTCTCAGTAAAAGTGGCTTGTGAGATGAAGAAAACAGGTTCCTGGTTGTGAACTCCAGTGATGAGTCAGGGCATTACTATGCGCCAGGCTCATCATCCAGCACTCAATGCTTGGGAGCTCATACGTAGTCATAAACCTTTCATTAACAAGATGCTGAAATGTAGCTGCAGCAATTCATGTACTCCAAATGCTTTTAACTTTATACTGCGTGTAAAATTGTCAGGTGTCACAAGCAGCAGACAACTCTTCTTCTTTCCATGGTTTAGGAACTTATGATCATTCAGGCTCAGAATTTCAGGTTGCAAACTGAACTAGAGCCAACTCTATTGTTTGAATCATCACACCCTGGTAAAGGATAACAGTCAGGCTTTTTAACCGCATTAAGCTTTCTATATTCAGTGCAAAAACGATACATCACATCTGTCTTATTAACCAGCAGACAGAGGAGCTCCATGCACTGAACTGGGCTCAGCAAGATCAtgagttaaaaagttaaaagataTTCGACTTCCTGACCTAGTATTTCCCTCTTCCTAGGATTAACAAGATATGCATGCTGTTTAATAGATGGTGCTGTACCAACATCAATATCACGATGAATCACAGAGGTACGAGTTGGAGCATACATGGTATTTCAGGAAGGGAAGagttaattaactaaataatatcTGCTCTCTCCTGGGCAGTCAGATGAAAGATGTACTTACGACTTTTTGACTAGAAATCCTCTGTGTTCTTAAGGCGTTCTTCTACGGAGTACTTTAAGAAGAACCATTCACACCCTCTTCAGCCTCCTCACTGGTAGAACCAGGAGACTCCAGGTTCAGATTTACAGTGCATAAAGTACAATCAGACATAGAATAACCAGCAGTACTAGTAGCAGTGGAGATTGCACCAGCTGACACAGACACTTTGCACTGTAAGCACACACTGTAACATAATGACCCCACGCTGGCCTGAGTGTGAGACCGCTACCTTTTAGTGAGCATGACGGCATCGCTTCTCAGGGATGACGTATCAAATAGCTAATATATCAAAATGGTTCTTGAGGAATTTGGTGGGTTAGGGGTTCGGGAGGCGCCACCGCGCCTCCAGTTCAGAGTTCTGAAGAGCAGTGAGCATGGCAAGAGTCATTTTCATTGCGGCTGTCGCTCATCTATAGACAGGTTATGAtctgatatattatttaatatataatggaCTCAAGCTGATTATTTGCCGCCGTGACGGTCATCATTCAGCTTCTGGATGGTTCTCCGTAACTCTGTCTCTGAAGTTTCTCTGCCGTCTGGATGATGCGATGCGTTGATGTGTGTTGATGGAGGCGATTGAAGTGGAATCATGGTTTGATTTCCGGTCTCAAGCTGAACACACAGGCGTCAGAATGAACAGCAGTTTGAgaagcttcatcagtttctcagagatgaagaagCTACACGATACTGCACTGAGTGAGGAAGACACTGAaagaagcagatgatgaaggGAGAAAGCTGGAGATCTTCACACACATCTCAGCTCTTTCACACAATCAAAGACGAGGAGATGATGAGAGCCAGTGACGTCTGCTTTCTGAAGGTCTGATTCCagatcattgattgattgattgattgattgattgattgattgattgattgattgatgattgattgagtTGTTGATGATCAatggtgtgtttgttctgcaggagCTTCCAGTCTCTATGGAAAGGTGAGTGATCTGCTGCTGTCTCTGCTTCTGATCAAAGACACTGCAGTTCTGATCCTGAATGTTCTTCCAGAGTCCAGATCTCATCACAGCCGGATCCACAGACTCCTTCTGGAGCTTTGATTCATGTGTGCCGCGTTACTTGGGCAACCTGTccttcagagtctggaagaagatgcaGGACATCGTCCAGAACAGTGAGTCTGACTGCAGAAGATCTGAACTTCATACAAACACACTGGAAATTATGCAATATTGACAGATTTcttcagagtctggaagaagatgcaGGACATCGTCCAGAACTTAATCATTCTAGCAGGCGCTTTTAtacaaaacgacttacaaaatgagaacaatagaatcaaccagatcaacgagagaacaacaacggtatacaagtgctatgacaagtctcagttagtctagtacagaacacatagccagggttattttttttgaatatgatagacaagaaaaagaaaaggtaagtactagtattagttggttaagtgcaggcgaaaagatatggtctttagatgttttttgaaaatgagtaaagactcagctgtttgaattgagatcgggaggtcattccaccagctgggagcagtccaggaaaaaagtctgtgagagtgattttgaacctctttgggatggcaacacaagacgtcgttcacttgcagagcgcaaacttctggagggtgcataagattgaactagtgagtttaggtaagttggcgccgtgccagtggtcgtcttgtaggcaagcatctgtaccttgaatttaatgcgagcggctactggtagccagtgtaacctgatgaggagaggagtaacatgagctgtttttggctcattgaccAAAATCAGctgcacacttttaaaaataatcaatcCCACAATTCAGTGCGCTTGACTTTCATTTTCAGTCTCACGAAAGACACAGAAGTGATTTCAGCAGTTTATAACACTCTTTATTTCATcaaatttcagaaacatttctaaaaaacagtttttattttggtgttcaGAGGTGGGTAgacaaaaactgtactcaagtaaaagtaaaagtaccataGGCATAATTTGCGGGTGGGACATGTCCCCACATCTTTTTGCCAGGGTTGATATTGTCCCTACCACTTTTTGAAGGTAACTGAAAAATATCTAGCGGAAGGTATGtattaaagggaaaacaagatcaaCAAATCATTATTCATAATCTAATCAGGgtgataaacaaaaacaaaaataaaaatttaatacatttgactCCTTATGCATGCATGACTCATACAGTGCAATAAGGACTTTGCAGATGTCGCActtttcgtaatgtcattatagcattttattttatttttttttagatttgttgtgcttgtttgtgtaaGTAGGCCTGCCCTCTACTAAAGATTTTTTCTAGTCAACtagattatattaaattgattaatatatataatatattacccATACTGTAATATATAGCCTAGGCATTCCGCGCTCAAGATCACGCATAAAAAGCAATGGCCTCAAAGCACCGGGAAAGTGATTCTGAACGTGTCGggggaaaagaagacattttaattatttattaataaactggtGCTTTCTGAGTCAGTGCAGGTTGCAAAGATAAAGTTGCTGAATGCCGACGGTGACTCGCCATCTacacatggacgtgcctttaatagaaatgcaccttttcataaggactacaaaattaaagaatattacaaaatcGAGTATGCAAGTTttccttacatttattttattattcataaataaaaaaaatataataataatagcctgttttggttatatttaGCTACTAATTGCAGGTCTCCAGACTGTGACCAAGTTTTGTGAGCGGTGTCGCCGATCCTGACTCGTCCTCTCCTCtttagacgcgcctttagagagaagtgcatctttacggatttttttttttattatagtgatttttttttttgttttgttttgtttttttagttgtgttttaattttttgttttgttttgttttatttatcatgtctgtgaggcatctattcgctgagttttggttcatttttgtgaagtgctCCCGTTCAAGACTAGACGGAAGAATGTCCCACAAAGCGTCTCCGCACAAGATATAgatatagcacacatttatcttggtttaaagtttaaacattgttatatgcttgaactgttttatatctatagattttgtTATAGgtgagtcgtgatgatttgagaaggataaattgatcaaacataggctcactgtctgccgctggccgcttggtcattacttacaaaaacttatatttaatgaacaaaaatgctccaaacatttttgtaaattaatttaataaaaaaaatgaaacgaaatataatcacgTTGCGATTACATACGTCGCACTGGCGCGATCACCAAGTTGTCCAACGCATAAAAGCTGCgatttctgttgcatatgagaaacatcaaaggACAGCTCCTGTGAACTGTGCAGTGCTTGGAGTGTAGAGCCTGGTTTATACTCGCCGCGTCAGCAGCAGCGCAAAGGTGCGAGCAGCAAAAATGCCACGAATATTGATGGTTTTCatgctaaagtaaagtaaaagaccacttcttaaaccagagaaggtgaacatgatGGTATTCTGTCACCAGCAGTAAGTTTAAGTGTGAAAAAAAGTGAAGGTGACGTGACACTGAGAGTTATTTGCAAACGAGCGACccgtgggaagaatgagtctggagcGCTGAATTGTCCAGCTCCCAGTAAATAATCTAGCACCCCCTCAGCACCTGCGTTCAACATTCTCTGGCGCCGCCCCTTGTTCGGTACATCGATAAGAGTATAAAAGTATTGGATAAAAAAacactcaagtagttagttactagttactactagttactttgggtcatataCTGAATAGATACAATGTAtgtaatctgtgtgtgtgcgtgtgtatataatatatttcatcagcctttactccagtcttcagtgtcacacaatccttcagaaatcattcagatatgttGATCTACTATCAGTGATGTTCTCTTTagctttctattaatcaaatagtCCTAAACTAAATgtcacatgttccaaaaaatattaagcagcaaaactgttttcagcgctggcaataaatcaatatattataattatttttaaaagattatgaCTCTGAaagtgtgtattatatatgtataaataacctctgacacagagaagagtgaaaactcctcaaaTGACggcattatcaaagaacatttacattatcaaagaacattttcactgacagtctagagttcactctcaaaaactcccattaaaatcactgaaactgttaacactgtgaaatcaatatcttatttacagattcgtacacacatctCTGGACTTTGTTGTTGActcacctgaacacacctctgattggtcactgcGTTCATAAGCTCaccagaatcgtgtgtgattggttataatcgCCCAGTCTGTCTCTGATTCAGTGAacgcagatctgaatttagcagctgatgatagaCTTGCTGAACGTTCTCACGCAGGTGTGATTATCAAATATAGAAATTATTCATCGGCTATTTTTTGTCTTctggaagctgcattcaacttGGCTCCCCTCAGTTATAAGTTACCGcgtacaacaaactaatgtcatagtggtatcgtgtactgtaatcgagTGTAGCCTcagttatacctgttgaaccgtagacagcacacgctgtgttcatctaataaagatcttcatcggtAGCAAACAATATCCTTTGCTTTCAATTCACtgcagatccaaagccacgtcttcaacgctcttgatgttcttgaactttctgttaaactctgagtgaaccgcttcagacgcCTCAGCAGCGCGCGGCAgagaactgaacgaatcattcaaactgattcacgaatcaattcactggtttgatcaagctttgAACAGAACTGGCTCAAAGAATGAATCGTTCGTGGTCGGCATCGGCTCATTGTCCAGAAGAAAAGTAGATACagcgtttggaataaactgaagcatttataacttatattgcattaagataaagtagcTTGAGAGGAGCGTCACCCACAAtagaagtaaaagtacagattttcccctaaaaatgtacttacgtaagagtaaaagtacccatctttaaatgctaagtaagagtaaaagtaagagttaaatatactccaaaagtattagttacccaaaaaatgtgctcaagtaaatgtaactcgttactaccctcCTCTGTTGGTGTTTATATACTACTTTAATTGTTTATCAGTATTTTGAATTAggatttaatttcatatatattttaatataaataattttgtatgtttttgtattttttattactgtaaaaaatctattcagctttatttttaatatgtataattatgaataattttatttcagttttagtcattttaatacttcaggttaatttattttattgtcattttaatatttcaggttaatttattttattaagaatatttacCAAAATAACTTTTCCTATCataaatttaatctttattttaataactgaataATTATTTAGCGAAGTGGCTGATTCtgatacagattttttaaaagcatatttatttattgtctatttgCTTTTATAACTATTCGGTCTTAAACACAAATATCTAGACATTTGAAAtgaaaccactgcattttaatcacgatcCAAACACAGATGCTACACACACGTTACACCAGCagctgtttttcatttgaattagatTGTTTAATTTCaggattaaaaacaaacaaacaaacaaacagcgtTTAAACTTGATTAGCTGTAAACAAAGtgtgttttcagtttgtcttCACACCTCTGACTGTTTGTGACTGAACTCCTCAGTCTTGATAAAATCAGATTGGTGAGAATGACTGACAGTGATGAGGAGGAACATGTCTGATGTGTTTGATCAACAGGAGAGTGTCATAATTCATAATCATCTGTGTTGTGTTCACTCTTGATCATTATATGATCATCAGAATAACAGCATCTGTTGATTGTGTGTCATCAGCTCCTGTGATTCTGGATCCAAACACGGCTCATCGATCTCTCATTCTGTCTGATGATCTGACCAGTGTGAGAAACATCTTCAACAATCAACCTGTTCCTgataatccagagagatttgacCGTCATCTCtgtgttctgggttcagagggTTTTAACTCAGGAACACACTGCTGGGATGTGGAGGTTAAACAGAGTTCAGGCTGGAGTCTTGGAGTAACTACAGCATCAAACCAGAGGAAGGGATTGGGTTTCTTTAACACTGATGTCTGGTGTGTGGTGAGGAAGGGATTGGGTTTCTATAACACTCTGGTTTTTGTGTTGAACGTAAGCTTGATCGTGTGAGAGTGAATCTGGACTATGACAGAGAGGAACAGTGTCATTCTCTGATCCTGTAactaacacacatctacacacattcacaacctccttcactcacacactctttccTTTCTTCTGGTGTTATTATTCTTCCTCTCTGAGGATCTTATCGATCAATAGTCAGTAATCTGTAGCTCTGGATCTTCCTGCTTTCATCATGTTTCAGTATTTAATCACATGAGTAAGAGATCAGTTACACAGTTATACTATTATTACAGTCAGATAACATGAGACACATCTTAATAACGACCATAACCAGATGCTAGCTGTCAAATTTGTACGCTTTTAGTCTTTCTGCAATATTTCTCTCCCTG
Protein-coding regions in this window:
- the LOC122136699 gene encoding zinc-binding protein A33-like, whose product is MFFQSPDLITAGSTDSFWSFDSCVPRYLGNLSFRVWKKMQDIVQNTPVILDPNTAHRSLILSDDLTSVRNIFNNQPVPDNPERFDRHLCVLGSEGFNSGTHCWDVEVKQSSGWSLGVTTASNQRKGLGFFNTDVWCVVRKGLGFYNTLVFVLNVSLIV